A stretch of DNA from Alteromonas gilva:
GGATGCGCTCTCTGCTGCCGGCCTGACCAGCGCTGCTGCTGTTGCCAGTACCAGCGACAAGGAATTGCTGGCCATTAAAGGTATTGGTCCTAAAATGCTGGACAAGATCCGCGCCGCCACGCAGTAGGCCGATTAAATACGTTACGCCCGGCGGCGTTTGTGAGCTAGTTTACAGACGCCGCCAGAGACCATGTTAATGCGCCAAAGCATATACATGGCATTAAAACCTCTTATACACAGGGCCGCAAGTACCCTGCAAAAAGTAGATTCCAATGACAAAAAATAAAGTGAATAGGTTGGTAGTACTGAGTTTCTTATTAGCACTAGCTTGTTCACTTTATTTTATACTTGAAAGCGCGTCATCGACGGAACCGAGGTACTCTGGCTTGGTTTCGCATTCCATTGATAGGTCAGTTTGGTTGCTTAACAGTACTGTTGATAAAACATATCAGCCAGTCAATGTGTATTTTAATGATCACCAAGATTATTTAGACTGCGAACCTTTAAGACAATACGCAAAGCAATATTTTAAGGATAATGTTTACGGTGTAAATCTAGGCCAATCGTGCGAGCAATTATTTTCATTAGTAAACTTGCCCAACTCAGTTAGAAATATTCCCTTAATTGAAGATTTTATAGCAGCCCATGAAGCGTTTCATATATCGGTTCAGTTCCAAAGCGTAGGAATACTTTACGAGTATTCTATTTCTGAGTCACCAGATATAGGCGCTTTTAACGAAGGGATATCGCCACTACTAAATTTGCCTGTAAACAGTGCTCAATGCGAAGCATTTGAAGGGATATTGGACGGTTTCGACGAATCGCATCAAAAATTACTAATTTGGCGAGCTACGTATGAATGGGTTGCTGAATTTTATGCAAAAGAAAAAGTATTTGGAAATGATACGGCCGCCTATATAAGCCTGCGAGACAACTCAATAGAACTTCACTCTACAGGCGTTCCGGTAAACATACAGGACTCTAACCAATTTTATAAAATGAGTTTAGACGTCATTAAGGTAATTGAATCTGCTATAGATCGAGACACATGGCAAAAGAGAGTTCATCAAGGCGAATCAATATTTGACATTTTTATGGAAGTGAATGGCTGTAAAACTTATACCGATGATTGGCCAAGGTATTCATTATCCGAATACAATCTAATTGAATAAACGGTGTTGCAACTGGATGCTGTTATATATGGCCTTTACCCTGACTTCAGCGTTTAACATTAGATATTCCCTTTCGCACACTCGCTGAACACAGTTTGTATCAGCCAAATATTGTTGGCGGCGTGCTCGAAAAAGAGTGCCTAGAGCTTTTTCGCCGGTACATTTACTCGTACTGAGCCGGGCAATGAGTCGCAGTCCTCTGCATTTTCGGCAGGCAAATGTTGGGCAAGTTGACTCTTTTACAAGTAACACTTAAAGAGTTTGTTTTGGTCAGTTGTTGGCTTGCCACAGTTAATAGGTGATCGTCTGCTTTGTACGTATAGCAGCCGTTGGCCTATTGTAACTTTGAAGGCAGTTAGGAGCGAGTTGAAGTTATTCAGCAATAGCGGCTTGGCAGGCGATGAATCGCACTAAGCGGTCATCCCCTCAACCTAATGTACAAGTATAAAAAGGAAAGTAGATGTTTAATAAATTAGTATCGATTCACACAGTTAAAATGGATGGTGAACATTACTGAAGTAAAAAGTCGTTTCATAGTGGCTACACCGCCCATTTGTTATATACAAAATTAATACTAATCAGCATTCCGACATTCTTCGCTGGTTAGCTCAATTTCAATAGTAGTATGCGATAATTCAAACTCTTGCAGCGCGTTGGATACACTTTCTTTTAGTTCGAGGTATTCAGCTTTCGACTCAAACTGACTAACGACGTGAACTGTCGCGACATGGTGCTCACCATCTAGTGACCAGATATGCAGGTGATGCAGATCGCTAACAGCATCAAGTTCAAGCAGTCTATCAGTCACGTTTTGTAAAAGACTGTTGTCTGGTGACGCTTGAAAAAACAGCTTCACGGTGCTGACGAGGTTTCGGATAACATTGAATAAAATGAAAAGCGTAAATCCGATAGAAAGGACAGGATCCAGAACGGGCCAGTCTTTGAACTGCATAACAATAGCGACAATGAGTACCGCTACCCAACCTAAAACGTCTTCCAGCAAGTGCCAGTTCAGAACTTTTTCATTCAGCGATTTACCACCGTGTAATTTATAAGCGGCGAATCCATTGACCAATACGCCAAGAATAGCCAGTACAATCATGCCTTCTGTTTCTGGCATCTCCGGCTTACTCAGGCGTGGCACAGCTTCATAAAGGATCCAGGCGGAACCAACGATTAAAACAATGCCGTTTATCAGCGCCCCAAGTAAACTCAGCCGGCGATAGCCATAGGTAAACTCTTTCGTCGCGCTTTTAGTGCCGAGTTTATTCAGAAGCCACGCACTGCCAATTGACAATGTGTCACCTAAGTCATGCACGGCATCCGCCATAATAGCGGTACTGTTTGTTAACCATCCTCCAATGAACTCAATGATAGTGAAGCCAAAGTTAAGGAAAAAGGCCCAGCCAATTTTTTCTGAGCTATGGGAATGTGAGTGCGCCATATATACTCCTGTAGTGCCCTGGTTTTATCCAGGGCATTGTTTTTTACTGTTTATCCGCTTTCCTGTGCACCAATTGGTATAAGCTTGGGAGCACGAACAATGTTAGTAAAGTTGATGAGATAATGCCGCCGATAACTACCGTCGCGAGCGGGCGTTGAACCTCAGCACCAGTGCCTGTGTTCAGTGCCATAGGCACAAAGCCAAGACTTGCTACCAGGGCAGTCATCAAAACAGGACGAAGCCTGACTATTGCCCCCTCAATGACAGCGGTGTAGAGATCGCCTTTTTCAAACCACAACTGCCTGATAAAGGCGAGCATCACTAAACCATTCAATACGGCGACGCCTGACAATGCGATAAACCCTACACCGGCAGAAATAGACAGCGGCATACCCCGAATCCACAGTGCAAGTACGCCCCCAGTCAGTGCCAGCGGCACACCAGTGAAGATGATTAAAGCATCCTTTACTGAACCAAATGCAAGAATAAGGATGCCGACGATGAGCGCCAGCGTCACCGGGACCACCCAGGACAGCCTTTTGCTTGCCGATTCCAACTGCTCGAACGTTCCGCCATATTCCAGCCAGTAGCCATCTTTTAGTTTCAAGTCTTCATTCAACGTAACCTGCAACTCTGCGACAAAACTGCCTAGATCGCGCCCGCGAACGTTGGTTGTAACGACCACGCGGCGTTTGCCGTTTTCCCGACTGATTTGTGCTGGCGCGGGTTTGACTTCTAATGTGGCCACCTCCTGTAGAGGCACATACCCATCGGGTGTCGGGACTGGCAGTACCTTAAGCTTTTGAACGTCGCGTCGTAGTTGCTCTGGTAGGCGAATTACCAGTTTAAAGCGCCGGTCTCCCTCATAGATCAAGCCTGCTTGCTGACCACCGATACTGGTCGAAACCAGAGACTGAATGTCGATGATGTTCAGGCCATAGCGTGCCATCATTTCACGTTTGGGAATTACCGATAGCATAGGCAGACCGTCTACCTGTTCTACGCGGGTATCTGCTGCGCCTGGTAAGCCTGTCGTCAGTGATGCGACCGAGTTTGCTGATGCCAGTAAGGTATCCAAATCATCACCAAACACTTTAATCGCGACATCAGCTCTGACACCTGAAATTAACTCGTTAAAGCGCATCTGGATAGGCTGCGTAAACTCGTAGTTATTGCCCGGTAGCGCAGTGACTGCTTTCTCAAGCTCCTTAATGAGCTGTGATTTGGGCTTATCCGGAGTGGGCCACTCAGAGCGGGGCTTGAGCATGACAAAGGTGTCAGCGACATTAGGTGGCATAGGGTCGGTGGCCACCTCTGGCGTCCCTACTTTGGCATACACCTTGTCAACTTCTTCAAAGTCGATAATGGTTTTTTCAAGGAGTTCCTGCATTTCAACAGACTGCTCCAACCCCGTGCCTGTAATACGCAATGCATGCAGTGCGATATCCCCCTCGTCCAGCTGTGGAATGAACTCAGAACCTAATGTGGAGGCAAGCCATGAGCAAACCACAACGAGACCCAGCGCGCCTGCCAGAATAAGCGAGTTGAACTTAAGCACCCACTCAAGCGCAGGTCGATAAATGGCTTTCGCCCCGCGGATTATGATGCTCTCTTTTTCGCTGATTTTTCCGCGCATAAATACGGCTATCGAAGCAGGCACAACTGTGAGTGATAATACCATCGCACAAAGCAATGCG
This window harbors:
- a CDS encoding efflux RND transporter permease subunit, giving the protein MIDNIVRLSVERRYLLLTLVLVIIGIGIWSYKRLPIDAVPDITNVQVQINTEAPGYSPLEAEQRITFPVETALYGLPNLSYTRSISRYGLSQITVVFEEGTDIYFARNLIDERLATLKSVLPPGLEPEMGPIATGLGEIFVYTLEAKGDAKMTDGSPVTPMALREVQDWIIKPQLAQVKGVVEVNTIGGYDKQYHVMPHPAKMLEMSVTMADIRKALVSNNDNAGAGYIENNGEQLLVRSPGQLKTIEDIRNVVVGRKGSVPVLVKDVAEVGLGKELRTGAATRNGKETVMGTVMMLVGENSREVAALTNDKFQQIQTSLPEWVKAEVVYNRTTLVDKAIQTVQKNLLEGALLVIVILFLLLGNIRAALITAAVIPIAMMMTITGMVQRGVSANLMSLGALDFGLIVDGAVIIVENCIRRLSEAQKQQGGILALKARLQEVKDATIEVVRPSLFGVGIITAVYFPIFTLSGVEGKMFHPMATTVVIALLCAMVLSLTVVPASIAVFMRGKISEKESIIIRGAKAIYRPALEWVLKFNSLILAGALGLVVVCSWLASTLGSEFIPQLDEGDIALHALRITGTGLEQSVEMQELLEKTIIDFEEVDKVYAKVGTPEVATDPMPPNVADTFVMLKPRSEWPTPDKPKSQLIKELEKAVTALPGNNYEFTQPIQMRFNELISGVRADVAIKVFGDDLDTLLASANSVASLTTGLPGAADTRVEQVDGLPMLSVIPKREMMARYGLNIIDIQSLVSTSIGGQQAGLIYEGDRRFKLVIRLPEQLRRDVQKLKVLPVPTPDGYVPLQEVATLEVKPAPAQISRENGKRRVVVTTNVRGRDLGSFVAELQVTLNEDLKLKDGYWLEYGGTFEQLESASKRLSWVVPVTLALIVGILILAFGSVKDALIIFTGVPLALTGGVLALWIRGMPLSISAGVGFIALSGVAVLNGLVMLAFIRQLWFEKGDLYTAVIEGAIVRLRPVLMTALVASLGFVPMALNTGTGAEVQRPLATVVIGGIISSTLLTLFVLPSLYQLVHRKADKQ
- a CDS encoding cation diffusion facilitator family transporter translates to MAHSHSHSSEKIGWAFFLNFGFTIIEFIGGWLTNSTAIMADAVHDLGDTLSIGSAWLLNKLGTKSATKEFTYGYRRLSLLGALINGIVLIVGSAWILYEAVPRLSKPEMPETEGMIVLAILGVLVNGFAAYKLHGGKSLNEKVLNWHLLEDVLGWVAVLIVAIVMQFKDWPVLDPVLSIGFTLFILFNVIRNLVSTVKLFFQASPDNSLLQNVTDRLLELDAVSDLHHLHIWSLDGEHHVATVHVVSQFESKAEYLELKESVSNALQEFELSHTTIEIELTSEECRNAD